TCCGAAATGTCATACCCGTTGTCATCTTGCGGCGATTTGCACACTGGTGACAGCCAGATCGCACCGATGCCAAGATCCTTCAAATAATCGAGTCGGGATAATATACCTCTCAGATCCCCGATTCCATCACCATTGCTATCTTGAAAGCTGCGGGGATAAATTTGATATACGACAATTTCTTTCCACCATTTTTTATTTCCCATATGGAACCACCTTTCTCTTGAACCAGTTTCTGCTCATCCGGATTCTGTTCCATTACCTATTATTCTTTTACCGAACCCACAACAATGCCGGTTACAAAATATTTTTGCAGCAGCGGATAAATCAGCAGCAGTGGGATGACAGCCACTACGATTTTGGCTGCATTTAGATTTTTGTTTGAAATCTCAGTCAGATTGCTGAGCTGAGCAGAGTTCGTGCCGGATTGAAGAAGCTCTGCGATATTCACGTTAAGCGACTGAATATAGGTCATTAGCGGATAATTGCTAACTTTGGTCATATAGATTAATCCACTGAAGAAATCATTCCACGTGCCCACGATACTGAACAGGGATACGGTCGCCAGCGCAGGAATAGACACGGGCACATATACTTTGAACAGGACCTGCAATGCATTTGCCCCGTCGATGAATGCCGCTTCTTCAAGCGCTTTTGGTACTGCGGCGAAGAAATTCATTACAAGAATGACACTGAATATTGGGACAGCACCCGGCAGTACAAGCGCCCAAATGGTATTGAGCATATCCAGGTTTTTGATCAACAGATAACTGGGGATCATGCCCCCACTGAACAGCATGGCAAAAATCATGATATTCATATATATATTTCTGCCCTTAAACTCCCTTTTCGATTTGGACAGCGGGTAAGCCATCAAAACAATAAGAATCATGTTGAGTACTAGGGATAGAGCCACACGTAGAACGGAAATGCCAAAGGATCGCCAGAACTGCGCATCATCAATAATTTTTGAATAAGCGGCTGTTGTAAACTTGACGGGTAACAGACCTACGGCATTGGCCGATACGGCC
Above is a window of Paenibacillus sp. E222 DNA encoding:
- a CDS encoding carbohydrate ABC transporter permease, with amino-acid sequence MSYSASLKDRMGRFVIYAIVILLALICLLPLWNIVAISFSSSEAVSANAVGLLPVKFTTAAYSKIIDDAQFWRSFGISVLRVALSLVLNMILIVLMAYPLSKSKREFKGRNIYMNIMIFAMLFSGGMIPSYLLIKNLDMLNTIWALVLPGAVPIFSVILVMNFFAAVPKALEEAAFIDGANALQVLFKVYVPVSIPALATVSLFSIVGTWNDFFSGLIYMTKVSNYPLMTYIQSLNVNIAELLQSGTNSAQLSNLTEISNKNLNAAKIVVAVIPLLLIYPLLQKYFVTGIVVGSVKE